One part of the Torulaspora delbrueckii CBS 1146 chromosome 8, complete genome genome encodes these proteins:
- the TDEL0H01880 gene encoding ribonucleoside-diphosphate reductase large subunit (similar to Saccharomyces cerevisiae RNR1 (YER070W) and RNR3 (YIL066C); ancestral locus Anc_7.256) has protein sequence MFVYKRDGRKEHVRFDKITARISRLCYGLDPAHIDAVKITQRIISGVYEGVTTVELDNLAAETCAYMTTVHPDYATLAARIAISNLHKQTTKQFSQVVSELFNYVNPKNGVHSPMISQEVMDIVNKHKDELNSAIVYDRDFNFNYFGFKTLERSYLLRINGEVAERPQHMIMRVAVGIHGDDIESAIETYNLMSLRYFIHASPTLFNAGTPRPQMSSCFLIAMKDDSIEGIYDTLKECAMISKTAGGIGLHIHNIRSTGSYIAGTNGTSNGLIPMVRVFNNTARYVDQGGNKRPGAFALYLEPWHADIFDFIDIRKNHGKEEIRARDLFPALWIPDLFMKRVQENGEWTLFSPSEAPGLSDVYGDEFEALYERYVAEGRGRKTIKAQKLWYAILESQTETGTPFMLYKDACNIKSNQKNLGTIKSSNLCCEIVEYSAPDETAVCNLASIALPSCIQVADDGKTQWYDFAKLHKIAKVITRNLNKVIDRNYYPVPEARNSNMRNRPMALGVNGLADVFMMLRVPFESQEAKDLNIQIFETIYHASLEASCELAKKDGPYSTYEGSPISQGILQYDLWNTKPSDLWDWDTLKKSIKEYGVRNSLLLAPMPTASTSQILGYNECFEPYTSNMYSRRVLSGEFQIVNPYLLRDLVDLGIWDDSMKQHIITDNGSIQNLPNIPQELKDLYKTVWEISQKTIIEMAADRAVYIDQSQSLNIHIRAPTMGKLTSMHFYGWKKGLKTGMYYLRTQAASAAIQFTIDKSVADQAAHNIADIANLHRPQYVPRKVNPGEVNLGLDDDLRRAGVSREESPAPSSTASSIINSVASLKIQDSQPVTPVTSAPQSALPEKPKEEVTKTDDSKDSEFDIYNSKVIACAIDNPEACTMCSG, from the coding sequence ATGTTCGTCTACAAGAGAGACGGCCGTAAGGAACATGTTAGGTTCGACAAGATTACTGCACGTATATCACGTTTATGCTATGGTCTAGACCCTGCACATATTGATGCTGTTAAGATCACCCAGCGTATCATTTCTGGTGTCTATGAAGGTGTGACTACTGTTGAATTGGACAATTTGGCTGCTGAAACTTGTGCGTATATGACGACTGTGCATCCTGATTATGCTACTTTGGCCGCTAGAATAGCTATCTCTAATTTGCACAAGCAGACTACTAAACAGTTTTCTCAGGTTGTGAGTGAATTGTTCAACTATGTGAACCCAAAGAACGGGGTTCATTCTCCTATGATCTCGCAAGAGGTTATGGACATCGTCAACAAACATAAGGATGAGTTGAACTCTGCTATTGTTTATGATAGAGATTTCAACTTTAACTATTTTGGGTTCAAAACTCTGGAGCGTTCTTATCTGCTGAGGATAAATGGTGAAGTCGCTGAACGTCCTCAACATATGATTATGAGAGTTGCTGTTGGTATTCATGGTGACGACATCGAGTCTGCTATTGAGACTTATAATCTGATGTCCTTGAGATACTTCATTCATGCTTCTCCAACTCTTTTCAATGCTGGTACTCCACGCCCTCAGATGTCTTCATGTTTCCTAATCGCCATGAAGGATGACTCCATCGAGGGTATTTACGATACTTTGAAGGAATGTGCTATGATTTCTAAGACCGCTGGTGGTATTGGTTTGCACATACACAACATTCGTTCTACGGGTTCATATATTGCAGGTACTAACGGTACTTCGAACGGGTTGATCCCCATGGTACGTGTCTTCAACAACACTGCTCGTTATGTGGATCAAGGTGGTAACAAAAGGCCAGGTGCTTTCGCTTTGTACTTGGAACCATGGCACGCAgacatctttgatttcataGATATCCGGAAGAACCACGGTAAGGAAGAGATTCGTGCAAGAGATTTGTTCCCAGCCCTCTGGATTCCAGATTTGTTCATGAAACGTGTTCAAGAGAATGGTGAATGGACTTTGTTCTCTCCAAGTGAAGCTCCAGGTTTGTCTGATGTTTATGgtgatgaatttgaagccttgTATGAACGTTACGTCGCTGAAGGTCGTGGTAGAAAGACTATCAAAGCTCAAAAACTGTGGTACGCTATCTTGGAATCTCAAACAGAGACTGGTACTCCATTCATGCTTTACAAAGATGCCTGTAATATAAAGAGCAACCAAAAGAACTTGGGTACCATTAAATCCTCTAACTTGTGTTGTGAAATCGTTGAGTACTCAGCACCTGATGAGACTGCCGTTTGTAACTTGGCCTCCATCGCTTTACCATCGTGTATTCAAGTTGCTGATGATGGTAAGACCCAGTGGTATGATTTTGCCAAGTTGCATAAAATTGCCAAGGTTATCACTCGTAACTTGAACAAGGTCATCGATCGAAACTACTACCCAGTTCCTGAAGCTAGAAACTCTAATATGAGAAACAGACCTATGGCTCTAGGTGTCAATGGTTTGGCTGACGTGTTTATGATGTTGCGTGTTCCATTTGAGTCTCAAGAAGCCAAGGATCTAAACATCCAAATCTTCGAAACTATCTACCACGCTTCTTTGGAAGCCTCCTGTGAGTTGGCGAAGAAGGATGGACCTTACTCCACTTATGAAGGTTCTCCAATCTCTCAAGGTATTTTGCAGTACGATCTGTGGAACACCAAACCATCGGATCTATGGGATTGGGacactttgaagaaaagcaTCAAGGAATATGGTGTTAGAAACTCTTTGCTATTGGCCCCAATGCCAACTGCGTCGACTTCCCAGATTCTAGGTTACAACGAGTGTTTCGAGCCATACACTTCCAATATGTACTCTCGTCGTGTGTTATCCGGTGAATTCCAAATTGTCAACCCTTACTTGCTACGTGATTTGGTCGACCTAGGTATCTGGGATGATAGTATGAAGCAACACATCATCACTGATAATGGCTCCATCCAAAATCTACCGAATATTCCTCAAGAACTAAAGGATTTGTACAAGACTGTTTGGGAAATCTCTCAAAAAACTATCATCGAGATGGCAGCTGATCGTGCTGTTTACATCGATCAGTCCCAATCATTGAACATTCACATCCGTGCTCCAACTATGGGTAAATTGACTAGTATGCATTTCTACGGTTGGAAGAAGGGTTTGAAGACTGGTATGTACTACCTGAGGACACAAGCCGCTTCTGCTGCTATTCAATTCACCATTGACAAGAGTGTTGCTGACCAAGCTGCTCACAATATTGCAGACATCGCTAATCTACATCGTCCACAATACGTGCCACGTAAAGTTAACCCAGGCGAAGTTAATCTAGGCCTTGATGACGATTTAAGAAGAGCGGGAGTCTCGAGAGAAGAATCCCCTGCACCATCATCTACAGCTTCTTCCATCATCAACAGTGTggcatctttgaagattcAGGACAGTCAACCTGTTACCCCAGTCACTTCGGCTCCTCAGTCTGCTCTTCCGGAAAAGCCAAAGGAGGAAGTCACTAAGACTGATGACAGTAAGGACTCTGAATTTGATATCTACAATTCGAAGGTTATCGCATGTGCAATTGATAATCCAGAAGCATGTACGATGTGTTCCGGTTAA
- the FIS1 gene encoding Fis1p (similar to Saccharomyces cerevisiae FIS1 (YIL065C); ancestral locus Anc_7.255): MTKINFLPTLQDAFEPLLPQQVEILRQQVLSEGGDSASIQSRFNYAWGLIKSEDVSDQRLGVKLLTDIYKESSARRRECLYYLGIGCYKLGEYSMAKRYVDTLYEHEPNNKQAQALKSMVEDKVQRETVRGLAMATGVIAGAATIAAIFFRGRRK, from the coding sequence ATGACCAAGATTAACTTTCTCCCTACGTTGCAAGATGCCTTTGAACCTTTATTGCCCCAACAAGTTGAGATTCTTCGCCAGCAGGTGCTGAGTGAAGGTGGCGATTCCGCATCGATCCAATCACGATTCAACTATGCCTGGGGACTGATCAAGTCAGAAGATGTCAGCGATCAACGCCTGGGAGTCAAGCTCTTGACTGATATTTACAAGGAATCGTCAGCCAGGAGGCGGGAGTGTCTGTACTACCTGGGGATCGGATGCTACAAGTTGGGGGAGTACTCCATGGCCAAGAGATATGTCGATACGCTCTATGAACACGAACCCAACAACAAGCAAGCACAGGCCTTGAAAAGTATGGTCGAGGATAAGGTACAACGTGAGACTGTGAGAGGATTAGCCATGGCTACTGGTGTGATCGCTGGTGCAGCCACCATTGCAGCAATATTCTTCAGAGGCAGGAGAAAGTAA
- the EFM4 gene encoding Efm4p (similar to Saccharomyces cerevisiae YIL064W; ancestral locus Anc_7.254): protein MEDTTRLNVSKLGTKKYWDDFYALERENFSKNPEDTGECWFDDNGAEERMVEFLVDNDGELRISTQSKMIDLGTGNGHLLFELCENDFDGPMVGVDYSEESVQFASHISKAKGYDTNTSFMAADIFDSSWSPGKFDIVLDKGTLDAIALSGKKFANDKTVIDVYSTVIEKLLESGGIFLITSCNFTEQELINIVQTDRLKVWKRINYPVYEFGGVKGTTICSVAFVKQ, encoded by the coding sequence ATGGAGGATACTACTAGGCTGAATGTATCCAAGCTGGGTACCAAGAAGTACTGGGATGATTTTTATGCTTTAGAGAGGGAAAATTTCAGCAAGAATCCAGAGGATACTGGTGAATGTTGGTTCGATGACAATGGAGCCGAAGAAAGGATGGTAGAATTCTTAGTGGACAACGATGGCGAATTGAGGATAAGCACGCAATCCAAGATGATTGATCTGGGTACTGGGAATGGTCATTTGCTGTTTGAATTGTGTGAAAACGATTTTGATGGTCCCATGGTCGGCGTAGATTACTCAGAGGAAAGTGTACAATTCGCCAGTCATATTAGCAAAGCTAAGGGATACGATACCAATACTAGTTTTATGGCAGCAGACATTTTTGATTCGTCATGGAGTCCGGGGAAATTCGACATCGTGCTGGATAAAGGTACTTTGGATGCAATTGCATTGAGCGGTAAAAAATTCGCCAATGACAAGACTGTCATCGATGTTTACTCGACTGTGATCGAGAAATTGCTTGAATCAGGTGGTATTTTCCTAATTACGTCCTGCAACTTCACTGAACAAGAGTTGATCAACATTGTGCAAACAGATAGGCTGAAGGTATGGAAAAGGATCAACTATCCTGTTTACGAATTTGGTGGTGTAAAGGGAACCACAATTTGCAGTGTGGCGTTCGTCAAACAATGA